Proteins encoded by one window of Bacteroidota bacterium:
- a CDS encoding universal stress protein encodes MKTILVPTDFSIPADYAIHYAIGLAKKFNSSIILYHAFIPFESGFYSYTQSTKENLETENNLIKRLDKIKEGLLKKNKQLSVSIHVDRGPESIRLVEFCKKKKIDLIVMGTTGASGLKEVIIGSFTADTMAKAPCPVLAIPKGCKFRIPKKITFASDYHKSDIQAIRFISEWNKTFKAQINILHIDDREQTAASEEKLHTKFKRKIEKECENVSITFQHTEGTDISKAILEITLNDKTDILAISPIKHKGFWNNLFHKSITKTTAYHIRIPLLAIPI; translated from the coding sequence ATGAAAACAATTCTCGTTCCCACTGACTTTTCAATCCCAGCCGATTATGCAATCCACTATGCAATCGGATTGGCTAAGAAATTTAATTCTTCAATTATTCTTTATCATGCGTTCATTCCCTTTGAAAGCGGTTTTTACTCTTATACACAAAGCACAAAAGAAAATCTTGAAACAGAAAATAATTTAATCAAGCGACTTGATAAAATTAAAGAAGGTCTTTTAAAAAAGAACAAGCAACTTTCTGTTTCTATTCATGTTGACCGGGGACCGGAAAGTATTCGATTGGTAGAATTTTGCAAGAAAAAGAAAATCGATTTAATAGTAATGGGAACTACAGGGGCAAGTGGATTAAAAGAAGTTATTATTGGAAGTTTTACTGCAGATACAATGGCTAAAGCACCGTGTCCGGTATTGGCTATACCAAAAGGATGTAAATTTAGAATTCCGAAAAAAATAACTTTTGCATCTGACTATCACAAATCAGATATTCAGGCAATCAGATTTATTTCTGAATGGAATAAGACATTTAAGGCACAAATAAATATTCTACATATTGATGATAGAGAGCAAACAGCAGCATCGGAAGAAAAACTACATACCAAATTCAAAAGAAAAATTGAAAAGGAATGTGAAAATGTTTCAATAACATTTCAGCATACAGAAGGAACTGATATATCAAAAGCAATTTTAGAAATCACATTAAACGATAAGACAGATATCCTGGCTATATCACCAATTAAACACAAAGGGTTTTGGAACAATTTGTTTCATAAAAGCATAACGAAAACTACCGCTTACCATATTCGCATTCCTTTACTTGCAATACCAATTTAA
- a CDS encoding exo-alpha-sialidase, which produces MMKKILSIYVLLVAFYIGNAQTTNTNISNGILFDGEPYLVINPTNNQNLVAAWMGFKFSNGQYKIAIKTRASFDGGNSWSIVNTLPHFGTGYGSADVSMAFDKTGLLYISYIDYKQAPDSGGIYVSRSFDGGLNWNAPTKAFDMYDVANKRPIDRPWLVVDNSNTVNSGTLYITTKPAPWIAPPNRNYYKVSSDSGYTWTSIANVDGGVHLVGNLIAAPMAAPATTINGNFCAVYPSYVNSQNPLPAYYFAKSNDKGQNFSYTTVFAAIPAANDTNFKNGYQLIAQYADSNKLIFLTPDAQNGDADIMAFHTNDGGQTWSSPIRINDDSLSNGKAQDMVWGSYNEQGNLVVTWRDRRNSVANGFWNAGYDFYYATSSDNGQTFSTNKKMTSQFVDFDSLLTLSGNDFMSCVYTGDTLCTVWGDTRNGIMNIYFAKIIASTNTNVGFTLLEGEEPQWKIFPNPTNDYLNVTFSNNMTGKEISVYDANGKKMFNQTITDSYIKIKTQTLAKGIYFLKIENDVKYFIKE; this is translated from the coding sequence ATGATGAAAAAGATACTCTCAATTTATGTTTTACTTGTTGCCTTTTACATAGGCAATGCCCAAACCACCAATACAAACATTAGCAACGGTATTCTATTTGACGGTGAACCTTACCTGGTTATCAATCCTACAAATAATCAAAACTTAGTGGCCGCCTGGATGGGTTTCAAGTTTTCAAATGGACAATATAAAATTGCAATTAAAACAAGGGCAAGTTTTGATGGTGGTAATTCGTGGAGCATCGTAAACACATTGCCTCATTTCGGAACCGGTTATGGTTCGGCTGATGTTTCTATGGCTTTTGACAAGACCGGATTATTGTATATTTCATACATCGATTATAAGCAAGCACCCGATAGCGGAGGAATTTATGTTTCCCGCTCTTTTGATGGCGGATTAAACTGGAACGCTCCGACAAAAGCCTTTGACATGTATGATGTAGCAAACAAACGACCTATTGACCGACCCTGGCTTGTAGTTGACAATTCCAACACAGTAAATTCAGGAACACTTTACATTACCACCAAACCCGCTCCCTGGATTGCACCACCTAATAGAAACTATTATAAAGTTTCTTCTGATAGTGGTTATACATGGACTTCTATTGCCAATGTAGATGGAGGGGTGCATTTGGTTGGAAATTTAATTGCTGCTCCAATGGCGGCTCCGGCAACTACAATAAATGGAAATTTCTGCGCTGTTTATCCGAGTTATGTAAATAGTCAAAATCCTTTACCAGCATACTACTTTGCAAAATCAAATGACAAAGGGCAAAACTTTTCATACACCACTGTATTTGCAGCTATTCCTGCGGCAAATGATACCAATTTCAAAAACGGATACCAACTAATTGCACAATATGCAGACAGCAACAAATTGATTTTTTTAACTCCCGATGCACAAAATGGCGATGCTGATATTATGGCATTTCATACTAACGATGGTGGTCAAACATGGAGTAGTCCGATTCGTATAAATGACGATTCATTGTCTAATGGAAAAGCACAGGATATGGTGTGGGGTTCATACAATGAACAAGGCAATCTGGTTGTTACATGGCGCGACAGACGCAATTCAGTTGCAAACGGATTTTGGAATGCCGGCTATGATTTTTATTATGCCACAAGCTCCGATAACGGACAAACATTTTCTACAAATAAAAAAATGACGAGCCAATTTGTTGATTTTGATTCTCTTCTTACTCTTAGCGGAAATGATTTTATGAGCTGTGTTTATACAGGTGATACACTTTGCACTGTTTGGGGCGATACCCGAAATGGGATAATGAATATCTACTTCGCAAAGATAATTGCAAGCACCAACACCAATGTTGGATTTACTTTGCTTGAAGGTGAAGAACCGCAGTGGAAAATATTTCCGAACCCGACTAACGATTATTTAAATGTTACATTTTCAAACAACATGACCGGTAAGGAAATTTCCGTATATGATGCCAATGGTAAAAAAATGTTTAATCAAACTATCACAGATTCCTATATCAAAATCAAAACACAAACTTTAGCGAAAGGGATTTATTTTTTGAAAATTGAAAATGATGTTAAATATTTTATAAAAGAATAA
- a CDS encoding cation:proton antiporter has translation MTTAIIITICLLLLLAYIFDISSPLTKIPSVILLLLLGWLVRQTTDFFQLHIPDLNPLLPIFGTIGLILIVLEGSLELELNKSKISIIKKSSLNALIPMFALAFLFAFAFQYFGQVSFKIALVNAIPFCVISSAIAIPSVRNLSAYHKEFTIYESSLSDIFGVLFFNFIALNEIINAQSFGNFALELLLIIVISFFAVLGLSFLLSRIKHHITFTPIILMVILIYAVSKVYHLPGLIFILVFGLFLGNLDELKQFNWIEKLRPEKLDKEVKKFKEITVEATFLIRALFFMLFGFLMEAKEIFNPETIPWAAAIVTSIILVRWLALKISKISASPLLFIAPRGLITILLFLAILPEQNISIVNKSLIIQTIILSVLVMMLGLMTAKKNESH, from the coding sequence ATGACCACAGCTATTATTATCACAATCTGCCTACTACTTCTGCTGGCATATATCTTTGACATTAGTTCGCCTCTTACAAAAATTCCTTCCGTTATTCTGCTTTTGCTTTTAGGTTGGTTAGTCAGACAAACAACTGACTTCTTCCAATTACATATTCCTGACTTAAATCCACTACTGCCAATATTCGGAACAATTGGTTTAATCCTTATTGTGTTGGAAGGTTCCTTAGAACTTGAACTCAACAAATCAAAAATCTCAATAATTAAAAAATCATCACTCAATGCACTTATTCCAATGTTTGCATTGGCATTTCTTTTTGCATTTGCTTTTCAATACTTCGGGCAAGTATCCTTTAAAATAGCGTTGGTAAATGCAATTCCATTTTGCGTTATCAGCAGTGCTATTGCTATACCAAGCGTTAGAAATCTTTCTGCCTATCATAAAGAGTTTACAATTTATGAAAGCAGTTTGTCAGATATTTTTGGTGTTTTGTTTTTCAATTTCATTGCACTCAACGAAATTATCAATGCTCAATCATTTGGGAACTTTGCTTTGGAATTGCTTCTCATCATTGTCATTTCATTTTTCGCAGTTTTAGGACTTTCATTTTTACTAAGCCGTATTAAACATCACATCACTTTTACTCCAATTATTTTAATGGTCATTCTCATTTATGCAGTTTCTAAAGTTTATCATTTGCCTGGCTTAATTTTTATTCTTGTTTTTGGTTTATTTCTTGGCAATCTTGACGAACTGAAACAGTTTAACTGGATTGAAAAATTAAGACCCGAAAAGTTAGACAAAGAAGTAAAGAAGTTCAAGGAGATTACAGTAGAGGCAACTTTTCTAATTCGTGCATTATTCTTTATGTTGTTTGGTTTTCTAATGGAAGCAAAAGAAATTTTCAATCCTGAAACTATTCCTTGGGCTGCCGCCATTGTAACTTCAATCATTTTGGTCAGATGGCTTGCACTTAAAATTTCTAAGATATCGGCATCACCACTTTTATTTATAGCACCAAGGGGACTAATCACCATTCTACTTTTCTTAGCCATTTTGCCCGAACAAAACATATCAATCGTAAACAAATCCCTCATCATACAAACCATTATACTTTCAGTTCTTGTAATGATGTTAGGTCTAATGACAGCAAAGAAAAATGAATCTCACTAA
- a CDS encoding HAD-IC family P-type ATPase: MNWHLLPLSEISQLLNTTPTGIDNVSATQRLEEYGKNQITDKKKKTIVQMLLHLLTDFMILILIAAAIISGVLGDVKDTVIILAIIILNAVVGFIQEYRAEKAMEALKLMAATNARILREGKVIDIPASDLVPGDVVMLEAGNIIPADIRFFETHQVKVDESALTGESHNVEKNPNELPEGDYPLGDRINMGFKGTFITNGRALAYVAATGMNTELGRIAKLIQTDETSTPLQKSLAAFGKRLSVVILIICTIIFVIGWLRGENILTMLLTSISLAVAAIPEALPALITIALAFGAKRLVKSNALIRKLPAVETLGSVTYICSDKTGTLTLNKMTVQEVFETADAEINSIFSESNALLTAMALNNDMTNDNDGK, from the coding sequence ATGAATTGGCATTTACTCCCACTTTCCGAAATATCACAGTTATTAAACACAACTCCGACAGGCATTGATAATGTTTCCGCTACACAACGGTTGGAAGAGTACGGAAAAAATCAGATTACAGATAAAAAGAAGAAAACTATTGTGCAGATGCTGCTACATCTGTTAACAGATTTCATGATTCTCATTCTTATTGCAGCAGCAATTATATCCGGTGTTTTAGGAGATGTAAAAGATACGGTAATTATTCTTGCCATCATTATTCTTAATGCAGTTGTGGGTTTTATACAAGAGTATCGTGCCGAAAAAGCCATGGAGGCATTGAAACTAATGGCAGCTACTAACGCACGTATATTGCGTGAAGGAAAAGTGATTGATATTCCTGCATCTGATTTAGTACCCGGAGATGTGGTAATGCTCGAAGCCGGAAATATTATTCCTGCTGATATACGGTTCTTTGAAACACATCAGGTTAAAGTAGACGAATCAGCACTGACTGGCGAATCACATAATGTTGAAAAAAATCCCAACGAACTTCCCGAAGGCGATTACCCGCTTGGTGACAGAATTAATATGGGATTCAAAGGAACATTTATTACCAATGGTCGGGCACTTGCTTATGTTGCGGCAACAGGCATGAATACTGAACTCGGTCGCATTGCTAAATTGATTCAAACCGATGAAACTTCAACACCCTTACAAAAAAGTTTAGCTGCTTTTGGAAAACGATTATCTGTTGTTATACTTATCATCTGCACAATAATATTTGTTATTGGCTGGCTCCGTGGCGAAAATATTTTAACCATGCTGCTAACTTCCATTTCGCTTGCCGTTGCAGCCATACCCGAAGCATTGCCTGCACTTATAACCATTGCACTTGCTTTTGGCGCAAAGCGATTAGTAAAAAGCAATGCACTTATCCGTAAACTTCCTGCTGTTGAAACGCTCGGCTCTGTTACTTACATCTGCTCTGATAAAACCGGCACACTTACGCTGAACAAAATGACTGTGCAGGAAGTTTTTGAAACAGCAGATGCAGAAATTAATTCCATATTTTCAGAAAGCAATGCTTTATTAACTGCAATGGCATTGAACAATGATATGACAAATGATAATGATGGAAAATAG
- a CDS encoding glycosyltransferase: MITVIIPTLNEEENIASVVTFAKGQPHVTEVIVVDDKSLDKTVSIAQEHGAKVITSTKLGKGASMKDGILCATNNIIAFLDGDIDPYPHYTIKLLTDPILQGEVDFVKSSFNRNAGRVTELVAKPLLSIFFPDLLRFSQPLSGMIAGKKSLFLQLDFRDDYGVDIGILIDMHLF, encoded by the coding sequence ATGATAACAGTAATTATTCCAACACTTAACGAAGAAGAAAACATTGCCAGTGTTGTGACCTTTGCAAAAGGGCAACCTCATGTAACGGAGGTAATTGTAGTGGACGACAAATCGCTGGACAAGACAGTTTCTATCGCACAGGAACATGGAGCAAAGGTTATCACCAGCACCAAATTGGGTAAAGGTGCATCTATGAAAGATGGTATCTTGTGTGCAACTAATAACATCATTGCTTTTCTTGATGGCGACATTGACCCATATCCTCACTATACCATTAAATTATTGACCGACCCCATCTTGCAAGGTGAAGTTGATTTTGTAAAATCCTCATTCAATCGCAATGCTGGTAGGGTAACAGAACTTGTAGCAAAACCACTTCTCAGTATTTTCTTCCCTGACTTACTTCGGTTTAGTCAACCTCTAAGCGGAATGATTGCAGGAAAAAAATCACTCTTTCTGCAATTAGATTTCAGAGACGATTACGGTGTGGACATAGGCATACTGATAGATATGCACCTGTTTTAG
- a CDS encoding HAD-IC family P-type ATPase: MGIIASEEDIVLTGSELAKLTLDEFEKIVEKVRVYARVNPEQKLKIITALQDKHHFVAMTGDGVNDAPALKNADIGIAMGINGTEVSKEASDMILLDDNFATIVVAVKHGRRIFDNILKFIKYIMTGNSGEIWAIFLAPFFGLPIPLLAIHILWINLVTDGLPGLALASEPSDANIMKRKPRNPKQNIFAGGMAWHILWVGFLMGVVTIGMQAWAIHSENSHWQTMAFTVLCFSQMGHVMAIRSESESIFKIGVFSNKPMLGLIITVALQLMIIYTPFFNDVFRTQPLTSYELAITVAASIIVFWAVEIEKWIKRIRNEK, translated from the coding sequence ATAGGAATAATAGCTTCTGAAGAAGATATTGTATTAACAGGTTCTGAACTTGCCAAACTAACTCTCGATGAGTTTGAGAAAATAGTTGAGAAGGTGCGTGTCTATGCCAGAGTTAATCCCGAACAAAAACTAAAAATCATAACTGCCTTGCAAGACAAACATCATTTTGTTGCCATGACAGGCGATGGGGTGAATGATGCTCCTGCCCTTAAAAATGCAGACATTGGCATTGCCATGGGAATTAATGGAACAGAAGTATCTAAAGAAGCATCAGACATGATATTGCTCGATGATAATTTTGCCACCATTGTAGTTGCAGTAAAACATGGTCGAAGAATTTTTGATAACATTCTGAAATTCATCAAATATATTATGACCGGAAACTCAGGAGAGATATGGGCAATTTTTCTTGCACCATTTTTTGGTTTACCAATCCCATTGTTAGCAATACACATTCTATGGATAAATCTTGTAACCGATGGACTACCTGGATTAGCTCTTGCTTCTGAGCCATCAGATGCAAACATTATGAAACGAAAGCCAAGAAATCCAAAGCAAAATATTTTTGCAGGAGGTATGGCATGGCATATTCTGTGGGTCGGTTTTCTTATGGGAGTAGTAACCATCGGAATGCAGGCATGGGCAATACATAGTGAAAATTCTCATTGGCAAACAATGGCTTTTACAGTGCTTTGTTTCAGCCAAATGGGGCATGTAATGGCAATCCGCTCAGAGAGCGAATCCATTTTTAAAATTGGAGTGTTTTCAAATAAGCCCATGTTGGGGCTCATAATAACAGTTGCACTACAATTGATGATTATTTACACCCCATTTTTTAATGATGTTTTCAGAACACAACCCTTAACATCTTACGAACTTGCAATAACTGTAGCCGCATCGATTATTGTATTTTGGGCAGTTGAGATTGAAAAATGGATTAAAAGAATAAGAAATGAGAAATAA
- a CDS encoding universal stress protein produces MNISYEIIKGYPVEDVVESYAIHNNIDLIIMGTKGATGLTKVLIGSNATAVINNSNIPVITIPEFARFNNLKHIVYATDFLNLIKELKMILPLAQLFDSNIHILHIVSSESKKKINTKTIVDKLQIKYPKITFHVSINDDIMEGIDEYNAYIKADMLAMFTHDLTFFEKLFGKSVTRQMAFHTWMPLLTIKKLKL; encoded by the coding sequence CTGAATATCAGCTATGAAATTATTAAAGGGTATCCAGTAGAAGACGTTGTAGAGAGTTATGCAATTCACAATAACATCGATTTGATTATTATGGGAACAAAAGGTGCAACTGGTTTGACAAAGGTTCTGATAGGAAGCAATGCAACAGCAGTAATAAACAATAGTAACATTCCTGTAATCACGATTCCTGAGTTTGCCAGGTTTAATAATCTCAAACATATTGTTTACGCAACAGATTTTTTGAATCTAATTAAAGAATTGAAAATGATTTTGCCATTAGCACAATTGTTTGATTCTAATATTCATATTCTGCACATTGTCTCTTCAGAATCTAAAAAGAAAATCAACACAAAGACTATTGTTGATAAACTTCAAATTAAATATCCCAAAATTACTTTCCATGTTTCAATCAACGATGATATTATGGAAGGAATTGATGAATACAATGCCTATATAAAAGCAGACATGCTCGCAATGTTCACCCATGACCTTACTTTTTTTGAAAAATTATTTGGTAAGAGTGTAACGCGACAAATGGCATTTCATACTTGGATGCCTTTATTGACAATTAAAAAGTTGAAATTATGA
- a CDS encoding restriction endonuclease yields the protein MRNKIVVTKASGATEPFSIKKLRNSLERAKATSEEINLIIETLLPKLYQGISTKKIYSEAFRLLRHQSKPHAARYYLKRGIMELGPSGFPFENFVGELFKHQGYIVQVGRILQGKCVSHEIDVIAEKENQMILMECKYRNQSGITVDVKTPLYIQSRFEDVLANGLLKDKESMFAGWITTNAKFTRDALEYGNCKGLNMLSWDYPHNKALKDIIDNSGLYPLTCLTSLTRHEKQWLLEKNYVLVRDIYNNKNLLLQAGVKETRLKTVLDEAIKLCE from the coding sequence ATGAGAAATAAAATAGTTGTCACAAAAGCTTCCGGTGCAACCGAACCTTTTTCAATAAAGAAATTGCGAAATTCTTTAGAAAGGGCAAAAGCAACTTCGGAAGAAATCAATTTAATAATTGAAACATTATTACCTAAATTATATCAGGGCATCAGCACTAAAAAAATATACAGCGAAGCATTCCGTTTACTTCGCCATCAATCAAAACCTCACGCTGCCCGTTACTATTTAAAAAGGGGAATTATGGAACTGGGGCCTTCTGGTTTTCCTTTTGAGAATTTTGTGGGTGAACTATTCAAACATCAGGGCTATATTGTTCAGGTAGGGAGAATACTGCAGGGAAAATGTGTGAGTCATGAAATAGATGTTATTGCTGAAAAAGAAAATCAGATGATTCTTATGGAATGCAAATATCGGAATCAATCCGGTATTACTGTTGATGTAAAAACACCACTCTACATTCAATCGAGATTTGAAGATGTTTTAGCAAATGGTTTACTCAAAGATAAGGAGAGTATGTTTGCCGGATGGATTACTACCAACGCGAAGTTTACAAGAGATGCTTTGGAGTACGGAAACTGCAAGGGCTTGAATATGCTTAGTTGGGATTACCCTCACAACAAAGCGTTAAAAGATATTATTGATAATTCAGGACTATATCCATTAACCTGCCTTACATCTCTTACACGCCATGAAAAGCAATGGCTACTTGAAAAAAACTATGTGCTTGTAAGAGACATTTACAACAATAAAAATTTATTACTGCAAGCAGGCGTGAAAGAAACAAGATTAAAAACTGTCCTTGATGAAGCAATAAAATTATGTGAATGA
- a CDS encoding HAD-IB family phosphatase — protein MDNTLLQGRFIDTCAGKFNFKKELMNIRSAETDVIILTKRIATLLKGKTISELIEVADSISVIEGTKEIISQLKQRGYMVGIISDSYDCITNHIKNKLGMDFSLSNELEFSKSICTGEVKIPSFLFSNAKSLCKHSLCKTNALLSILEKYSIQKENCIAIGDSMNDLCMIKEAGLGIAFCSKDELLNHHADIILNEQSFSELLNLTK, from the coding sequence ATGGATAACACGCTTTTGCAAGGTCGCTTTATTGATACCTGTGCAGGCAAATTTAATTTCAAAAAAGAGTTGATGAACATTCGTTCTGCCGAAACTGATGTTATCATTCTCACCAAAAGAATTGCCACACTGCTAAAAGGAAAAACAATTAGTGAATTGATTGAAGTAGCTGATAGCATTTCAGTAATAGAGGGAACAAAGGAAATAATTTCACAACTCAAACAGCGGGGCTACATGGTTGGAATTATTTCAGATAGTTACGACTGCATTACCAACCACATCAAAAACAAATTGGGAATGGATTTTTCACTTTCCAATGAACTTGAATTTTCAAAAAGCATTTGCACAGGCGAAGTAAAAATTCCTTCCTTTCTTTTCAGCAATGCAAAGAGTTTGTGCAAGCATTCGCTTTGCAAAACCAATGCACTGTTAAGCATACTTGAAAAATACAGCATCCAAAAAGAAAACTGTATTGCCATTGGCGATAGTATGAACGACCTTTGCATGATTAAAGAAGCTGGGCTTGGAATTGCCTTTTGTTCAAAAGACGAATTGCTAAATCACCATGCAGACATAATACTTAATGAACAAAGTTTTTCTGAACTACTTAACTTGACTAAGTAA
- a CDS encoding sodium:calcium antiporter yields MNMDNLYINILGFAVCAAVIIFSGTKLSFYGDKIADLTGMGKAWVGLILMASVTSLPELITGISSVAIVKAPNLAAGDIFGSCVFNLLILSVLDARIKQPLFSMVKSSHIVAAIFGIILLTVAGMAIYLSNEIPSVLWISSFSFVLFGVYLVSIWGIFKYEQAALIESPPFETPQSPTHSADLKKVIGGYALHALIVIGAAIFLPYFGEHIAAHTGLGNAFFGTLFIAAATSLPELVVSLAALRMGSLDMAVGNLLGSNVFNMFILGIDDVFYREGSLFNAISPTHLLSVFITIIMTAVVGLGLLFKPKKKQIWLLSLDTLIIALLYMALMTYLFIKK; encoded by the coding sequence ATGAATATGGATAATTTATACATAAATATTTTAGGATTTGCTGTTTGTGCTGCGGTAATTATTTTCAGTGGCACGAAACTTTCCTTTTATGGAGATAAAATTGCCGACCTCACAGGTATGGGCAAAGCATGGGTAGGACTTATTTTAATGGCATCAGTTACCTCTTTACCGGAATTGATTACAGGGATAAGTTCAGTAGCCATTGTTAAAGCACCAAACCTGGCAGCCGGTGATATTTTCGGTAGTTGTGTTTTTAACCTGCTCATACTTTCTGTCTTAGACGCTAGAATTAAACAACCTCTTTTTTCAATGGTCAAATCGAGCCATATTGTAGCAGCAATTTTCGGAATTATTTTATTAACGGTGGCAGGCATGGCAATTTACTTGTCGAATGAAATACCGTCTGTATTATGGATAAGCAGTTTTTCTTTTGTCCTTTTTGGCGTTTACTTAGTATCCATTTGGGGCATTTTCAAATATGAACAAGCCGCTTTAATTGAATCTCCACCATTTGAGACTCCTCAAAGCCCTACCCATTCGGCCGACCTTAAAAAAGTTATTGGTGGCTATGCACTACATGCCTTAATTGTAATTGGTGCAGCTATATTTCTACCCTATTTTGGTGAGCATATCGCAGCACATACGGGTTTAGGTAATGCCTTTTTCGGCACACTATTTATTGCTGCCGCCACATCATTGCCAGAGTTGGTAGTTTCATTAGCTGCATTACGAATGGGTTCATTAGATATGGCTGTCGGGAATTTATTGGGCAGCAATGTGTTTAATATGTTTATACTGGGTATTGATGATGTTTTTTATCGGGAAGGTTCCTTGTTTAATGCCATTTCTCCCACACATTTATTATCGGTTTTTATCACCATTATCATGACGGCTGTTGTAGGTTTAGGACTTCTTTTTAAACCTAAGAAAAAGCAAATATGGCTTTTAAGCCTTGATACTTTAATAATTGCACTTCTATATATGGCTCTGATGACATATTTATTTATAAAGAAATAA